ATAACGAGGCGTTCCATGAGACCTCCGGCACGTTAGAGGAAACTGCACCTCCAACCTGCCTCCCCACCGACCGCGCAGTGATGGGTCGGATGACGTAGGAACCCGCCTGATGCTACGTATTCACGGACCCGGAATGACTGCGAATTCACGCTCCCGGAATGCCGTCCAGGTCCGGTCCAACGAAGCGACGCCGTGCGTCTTCGGAGAACAGAACGTCCGCCGAGTAATGCGTCAGCATGATTTTCGTGTCCAGCAGCTCGGGATTCGCGCGGATGAACGCGTCGGCCGATTCGGTGTCAGGTGACCGTGTCATGAAGTGCCGGACGGCCAGGATCCAGGCCCGTGTCAGCGTCTCGTGATACTTCGTGGCGGGGACACCGTTGTGCTCGAGAAACGCGGTGAGCGCCGAGCGCATGAGGGACACCGCGGTGTCGGCATCGTTTTCGGCAAGGTATACGTACGCCAGCCGGACATGTGCGCGGTGATCGAACTGTGCGGCCGGAAACGCACACGTCTCGAACTCGGCCCGGAACCGCAAATCATCGGGGGACAGCGCGTGCGTGCTCATCGCTCACCATCGGACTCGAGAATCGGCTTTACATCAATGATCGGCGTGCCGTCGACCGCCTCCAGATCGACCACCTGGAAACGGGTCGGACCCGCAGTGTCGACGATCCTCACACGATGGAGACCCAGCGGATTCGGCCGGTCCTGCGATCGCGTGCTGAATACGCCGCGCAGTGGCGCGTTCTGATCGTCGCGCGGCCGCACCCGCAGCGTCCGGCGGTCGGCGAGGTGCAGCCACGTCAGCACGAGCACCTCGTCTCCGACCTTCAGATCGCCGAGGCCCTCCTGGTATTCCGGCCTGAACACCAGCCACGCCGGCGGTGACCCTTCGGTGCCCTGCTTCGGGGCTTCCGCCGGATTGGTCAGTGGCGACTCGACATGGCCGATCGCCTCGATCGGAAACTCCGGACCTGGCTTCATTCTACGGAACCGCTCCTTTCAGCCATGGAAAAGGCCCACAAATGAGCACGATTGACGTGGACTTGGCCAGCTCCGGCCAGTTAATGGGAAATTATCATGGATGGTCGCGACATAAACTCCAAAGTGAAGCCGGGTCCGGGTCCGTCCGTCCGGGCCCGACCCGGTTCACCGTACCCGGCGATACACCTGCTCAACCG
The sequence above is drawn from the Longimicrobiales bacterium genome and encodes:
- the tsaA gene encoding tRNA (N6-threonylcarbamoyladenosine(37)-N6)-methyltransferase TrmO, with the protein product MKPGPEFPIEAIGHVESPLTNPAEAPKQGTEGSPPAWLVFRPEYQEGLGDLKVGDEVLVLTWLHLADRRTLRVRPRDDQNAPLRGVFSTRSQDRPNPLGLHRVRIVDTAGPTRFQVVDLEAVDGTPIIDVKPILESDGER